The Oncorhynchus masou masou isolate Uvic2021 unplaced genomic scaffold, UVic_Omas_1.1 unplaced_scaffold_1503, whole genome shotgun sequence nucleotide sequence GACCGAACacaccccattctcatcgacggggctgtagtggagcaggttgagagcttcaagttccttggtgtccacatcaccagcaaactaacatagtccaagcataccaagacagttgtgaagagggcacgacaaaacctattccccctcaagagactgaaaagatttgtcatgggtcctcagatcctcaaaaggttctacacctgcaccatcgagagcatcctgactgtttgtatcactgcctggtatggcaactgctcggcctgcgaccgcaaggcactacggaaggtagtgcgaacggcccagtacatcacttgggtcaagcttcctgccatccaggacctctataccagtctGTGTCAGGCTACGGCATGTCTGTTTGTCTATAAAGGTACATAACGGCTTTTTAAATGCCAACAGGAAACCTTCTCTGGAGATAGTTTAGAAGCACCATTGAACAGGTAGCGGGTTCTAACTTCCATCACTAGGCCACCAAAACAACTGTTTTTCTCTTAGAGATTTTTCTTAAAGTTAAAGATCACAATTTGAAACATTCACACCCCTACTTgtgtgtgtctcaaatggcaccctattccatatatagtgcactactttagaccaggacctataggactgagggcactactttagaccaggacctatagggctgagggcactactttagaccagggcctataggactaagggcactactttagaccagggcccataggactaagggcactactttagaccagggcctataggactaagggcactactttagaccagggcctataggactaagggcactactttagaccagggtctataggactaagggcagtactttagaccagggcttaTAGGACtaagggcactactttagaccagggtctatagggctaagggcactactttagaccagggtctatagggctaAGTGCCCTGGTCAAACATTGTGCACTGaatagggagtagggtgtcatttgggacaaagcTGTGTAAAGTTACCTCTTGATGAGACTTCATATACAAtaactctccttccctctcctttcctctcctctcctccaatctcctctctcccctcctctcctctccttccctcctctcgcctcctccactctcctctctcccctcctctcctctccttctctcccctcctccactctcctctctcccctcctctcctctccttctctcccctcctccaatctcctctctcccctccaatctcctctccttccctcctctcccctcctccaatctcctctctcccctccaatctcctctccttccctcctctcccgtcctccaatctcctctcctctccttctctcctctccccttctctctcctcctctccttccctcctctcccctcctccagtctcctctctcccctcccctcctctcctctccttctctcctcttccctcctccaatctcctctctcccctcctcttctctccttccctcctctcatctcctccatatAAGTTCATACGGTGTTTAAATGCACTACAGATTTCCAGTCCCAATGAATTTACATTGTTTATTTATTGCTCCTGATAACTCTCCTCccttactcctctctcctcccctcctctcctcctcctctcccatcccctcctctcccctccaggtTAACAGGGATATTGTGTCTGGGCTGAAGTACGTCCATCTGACCTACAGGAAAGGAATCAGAGGTAAGGAGGACCCCATTTTGTGCTGAGCTGTGGATACGCTGTGCTGTTTACACCCATAGACCGTGTCAGTTTCTGATACATAAACCTAAACCCTGGCTAGCAAGGGTGCAACTGAGCTGCCATTTTATGTGTTGTCATTGACACAAGACATCATAGTTTCCACACGTACACCTAATTCCAGGTTAACAGCGATGCAACTGAGCTGCCATTTTATGTGTTTTCATTAACACAAGATGTCAGTTTCCCCACATTCACCTAAAACCTGATTACCAACTGTTCAACTGAGCTGCCATTTGGTGTGTTGTCACTGACACAAATTGTCACAGTTTCCCCCACATTCACCTAAAACCTGGCTAGCAAGTGTGCAACTGAGCGTCCATTTTGTGTCGTGCAGTGGACAAGGCGGTGTACATGGTGGGCAGCTACGGGCCGCGGGTGGAGGAGCACGAGTTCATGACCCCGGTGGAGGAGGCGCCCAAAGGCATGATTGTCAGAGGCAGCTACCACATCAAGTCCCACTTCACCGACGACGACAAGACCGACCACCTCTCCTGGGAGTGGAACCTGGGGATCAAGAAGGACTGGGACGAATAGAGAGgagtctcatttctctctccctccttccctctccctgtgtctccacctctccctccttccctctccctgtgtctccacctccctccttccctctccctgtgtctccaacactccctccttccctctccctgtgtctccacctctccctccttccctctccctgtgtctccacctcccctccttccctctccctgtgtctccaacactccctccttccctctccctgtgtctccacctccctccttccctctccctgtgtctccaacactccctccttccctctccctgtgtctccacctctccctcct carries:
- the LOC135531050 gene encoding rho GDP-dissociation inhibitor 2-like; protein product: MKEGVDYRVKIHFKVNRDIVSGLKYVHLTYRKGIRVDKAVYMVGSYGPRVEEHEFMTPVEEAPKGMIVRGSYHIKSHFTDDDKTDHLSWEWNLGIKKDWDE